A genomic stretch from uncultured Pseudodesulfovibrio sp. includes:
- the hslV gene encoding ATP-dependent protease subunit HslV gives MELRGTTIVAVKDDNGTAVAGDGQVTMGQAIAMKHTARKVRRIFKDKVTIGFAGATADAFTLSERFETKLETYSGNLLRAAVELAKDWRTDKYLRKLEAMLLAADGEHILIISGTGDVIEPDDGVAAIGSGGSYALAAARALQQNTDLPAKDIARKAMEIAADICVYTNNHITLESQDK, from the coding sequence GTGGAACTCAGAGGAACAACTATCGTTGCTGTCAAGGACGACAACGGCACTGCCGTAGCAGGTGATGGTCAGGTCACCATGGGGCAAGCCATTGCCATGAAGCACACCGCACGCAAAGTACGCCGTATCTTCAAGGACAAGGTAACCATCGGATTTGCCGGAGCCACTGCCGACGCCTTCACCCTGTCAGAACGATTTGAGACCAAGCTGGAGACATATTCCGGCAACCTTCTCAGGGCCGCCGTGGAGCTTGCCAAAGACTGGCGCACGGACAAATACCTGCGCAAGCTCGAAGCCATGCTGCTGGCCGCCGACGGCGAACACATCCTGATCATCTCGGGTACCGGGGATGTCATCGAGCCGGACGACGGTGTCGCCGCCATTGGCTCCGGCGGGTCATACGCTCTGGCTGCTGCCCGCGCCCTGCAACAGAATACCGACCTGCCAGCAAAGGACATTGCCCGAAAGGCCATGGAGATCGCAGCTGATATCTGCGTCTATACAAACAATCATATCACACTGGAATCACAGGATAAGTAA
- the hslU gene encoding ATP-dependent protease ATPase subunit HslU — MSNLTPREIVSELDRYIIGQNDAKRMVAIAMRNRWRRQQIDPELRDEIAPKNIILMGPTGVGKTEIARRLARLTNCPFFKVEATKFTEVGYVGRDVESMIRDLMEIGVSMVRKEETEKVRIKAEKNAEERLIDLLLPGKKPERQGSMGFFAGSQDGAVEPVEPPKKDDGTREKFRQMFRQGQLDDREVEMEVTVQSGAQVEIMAIPGMEDMGNNLQNAFSNMFPGRRKMRKMKIKDAYQTLIDEEADKLIDPDAVNELARERVEQSGILFVDEMDKIASRHDQTGGGSADVSREGVQRDLLPIVEGSVVNTKYGMIKTDHILFIAAGAFHFAKPSDLIPELQGRFPLREELSSLHKEEFYRILTEPKNALTVQYKALLATEGVTVDYTQEALEEISAMAEKINEETENIGARRLYTIMEKILATLSFEAPDKSGQKIVIDRDYVIDQLGQVVEDRDLSRYIL, encoded by the coding sequence ATGAGCAATCTGACACCGAGAGAAATCGTCTCCGAACTCGACAGATACATCATCGGCCAGAACGACGCCAAACGGATGGTCGCAATAGCCATGCGCAACAGGTGGCGCAGACAGCAGATCGACCCGGAACTCCGGGACGAAATTGCACCCAAGAATATCATTCTCATGGGCCCTACCGGCGTCGGTAAAACTGAAATTGCCCGCCGTCTGGCACGGCTGACCAACTGCCCGTTCTTCAAAGTCGAAGCCACCAAGTTCACCGAGGTCGGTTACGTGGGACGCGATGTGGAATCCATGATCCGCGACCTCATGGAAATCGGCGTGTCCATGGTTCGCAAGGAAGAGACAGAAAAAGTCCGCATCAAGGCCGAAAAAAATGCCGAGGAACGCCTGATAGACCTGCTTCTGCCCGGCAAGAAGCCGGAGAGACAAGGCTCCATGGGCTTTTTTGCAGGCAGCCAGGATGGAGCGGTTGAGCCGGTTGAACCGCCCAAAAAGGATGACGGCACCCGCGAAAAGTTTCGCCAGATGTTCCGTCAGGGGCAGCTTGATGACCGCGAAGTGGAAATGGAAGTCACGGTCCAGTCCGGCGCACAGGTCGAGATAATGGCCATCCCCGGCATGGAAGACATGGGCAACAACCTGCAAAACGCCTTTTCCAATATGTTCCCCGGCAGACGGAAAATGCGCAAGATGAAGATCAAGGATGCCTATCAGACTCTTATCGACGAAGAAGCCGACAAGCTCATCGACCCGGATGCGGTCAACGAGTTGGCCCGTGAGCGCGTTGAACAGTCCGGCATCCTGTTTGTGGACGAAATGGACAAGATCGCATCCCGCCATGACCAAACCGGCGGCGGTTCCGCCGATGTCTCTCGCGAGGGCGTGCAGCGCGACCTGCTGCCCATTGTTGAGGGGAGTGTGGTCAACACCAAGTACGGCATGATCAAGACAGACCACATTCTGTTCATTGCCGCTGGTGCGTTCCACTTTGCCAAGCCTTCTGACCTCATCCCTGAATTGCAGGGACGCTTCCCTTTGCGCGAAGAACTGTCTTCCCTGCACAAGGAAGAATTCTACCGCATTCTGACCGAACCAAAGAATGCGCTGACAGTGCAATACAAGGCACTTCTTGCGACCGAAGGTGTGACCGTTGATTACACACAGGAAGCGTTGGAAGAAATTTCAGCCATGGCTGAAAAGATCAACGAGGAAACAGAAAACATCGGCGCGCGCAGACTCTACACCATCATGGAAAAGATACTGGCAACCCTTTCTTTCGAAGCCCCGGACAAGTCAGGTCAGAAGATCGTTATCGACCGCGACTATGTCATTGACCAGCTCGGTCAAGTGGTAGAAGACCGCGACCTATCCCGTTACATTCTGTAA
- a CDS encoding HAMP domain-containing sensor histidine kinase, translated as MVLINTQENVTVDNNRLSTNVQYSRSLIGILVLAFITAIALPLINVNIIYPAYSKVLVSSIMEETGRLAEYVIPPTAKHSELTHKVLEDSGFAAAIYRMENDLGLLKIKVYSPTGLILYSTDFNEIGTHSADTQSLVNVIKGIPCGEIKHEQGMDILETCVPIMRDGTFLGVFELVSDLSPHMQKLSRINALATYGTILACCSILVVGGILLRFEANRIRDRKQSEILKADVEQITRHDIKSPLIGALNGIEYLRKYTDINEDQKSMLNDMRTSVSTGLDLINRSLDIYKMETGEYQYEPQAVDILAIGQRVTGDLSGLATMNNVTTAITRSGRPLATEDSLVIMAEESLCYSLLANLIKNGIEASAPDQCVCIDFTESTHASIAIHNPAVVPDAIRDTFFEKYATADKATGTGLGTYSAKLMTEAMGGTISLETSVEKGTTITVTLPLLTVPE; from the coding sequence GTGGTGCTTATCAACACGCAGGAAAATGTGACCGTGGACAACAACCGGCTTTCTACCAACGTACAATACAGCCGTTCCCTGATTGGCATTCTTGTGCTCGCTTTCATTACGGCGATCGCCTTGCCGCTGATCAACGTCAACATCATCTATCCCGCCTATTCAAAAGTTCTCGTTTCTTCCATCATGGAAGAAACAGGGCGGTTGGCTGAATATGTCATTCCTCCAACAGCCAAACACTCCGAACTCACACACAAAGTCCTCGAAGATTCAGGATTTGCGGCCGCCATATACAGGATGGAAAACGATCTCGGCCTTTTAAAAATCAAGGTATATTCTCCGACAGGTCTTATTCTGTATTCCACGGACTTCAACGAAATAGGGACACATAGCGCAGATACCCAATCCTTAGTCAATGTTATCAAAGGAATTCCATGTGGCGAAATCAAACATGAACAAGGCATGGATATCCTTGAAACCTGTGTTCCGATTATGCGTGACGGCACCTTCCTCGGCGTCTTCGAACTGGTCTCCGATCTTTCTCCCCACATGCAGAAGCTGAGTCGAATAAACGCACTCGCCACATATGGTACTATCCTGGCTTGTTGCAGCATCCTTGTTGTGGGTGGTATCCTGCTCAGATTCGAAGCCAACCGCATCCGCGATCGAAAACAATCCGAAATTCTCAAGGCGGATGTCGAACAAATCACTCGACACGACATTAAATCGCCACTTATCGGCGCACTCAACGGCATAGAATATCTAAGAAAGTACACTGACATCAACGAAGATCAGAAGTCGATGCTTAACGACATGCGGACATCGGTGAGTACCGGCCTGGATCTTATCAACCGGAGCCTCGACATCTACAAGATGGAAACAGGCGAGTATCAGTATGAACCGCAGGCCGTTGATATCCTCGCAATTGGACAACGAGTCACCGGCGATCTTTCGGGGCTCGCAACCATGAACAACGTCACCACAGCAATAACCCGCTCCGGCCGACCACTTGCGACAGAAGACTCACTGGTCATCATGGCAGAAGAAAGTCTCTGTTATTCACTGCTCGCCAATTTGATAAAGAACGGCATCGAGGCTTCGGCCCCGGACCAATGTGTGTGCATAGATTTCACTGAATCGACTCATGCAAGTATCGCCATTCATAATCCTGCCGTTGTGCCTGACGCCATCAGGGATACTTTTTTTGAAAAATATGCCACAGCCGACAAAGCCACCGGCACCGGACTGGGGACATACTCGGCCAAACTCATGACTGAAGCCATGGGCGGGACCATTTCACTAGAAACATCCGTAGAAAAAGGCACCACCATCACCGTGACCCTACCACTGCTCACCGTGCCGGAATAG
- a CDS encoding 4-oxalocrotonate tautomerase family protein, which produces MPYVNIRITREGATAAQKQQLIKGVTDLLADVLGKNPKTTFVIIDEVETDNWGIGGEAVTELRKKQP; this is translated from the coding sequence GTGCCATACGTCAACATTCGCATCACCAGAGAAGGTGCAACCGCCGCCCAGAAGCAACAGCTCATCAAAGGCGTGACCGATCTGCTCGCCGATGTGCTCGGCAAGAACCCGAAGACCACCTTTGTCATCATTGATGAAGTGGAAACAGACAACTGGGGAATTGGCGGAGAAGCTGTCACTGAGTTGCGAAAGAAACAGCCTTAA
- a CDS encoding macro domain-containing protein, whose protein sequence is MQTWTISAGRLDIRQGDITTIAVDAIVNAANPQLAGGGGVDGAIHRAAGIVKLQAACQEIIHQKGILPTGEAVITPGFGLPSHHIIHTVGPIWRGGNNDEPAKLGTAYANCLKLAHAHAIGTIAFPAISCGAYGYPIEDAAHSALTALKHGLEAGLVREATMVLHDDTAYETWVAVARKVL, encoded by the coding sequence ATGCAGACCTGGACCATTTCCGCCGGGCGACTCGATATTCGCCAGGGCGACATAACCACCATTGCCGTCGATGCCATTGTCAATGCCGCCAATCCCCAATTGGCTGGTGGGGGTGGTGTTGACGGTGCTATCCACAGGGCAGCCGGTATCGTGAAACTCCAGGCGGCATGTCAGGAAATAATTCATCAAAAAGGCATTCTACCAACTGGCGAAGCTGTCATTACACCCGGTTTCGGACTGCCATCACACCATATTATCCATACCGTCGGCCCTATCTGGCGCGGCGGCAACAACGACGAACCCGCGAAGCTCGGCACTGCATATGCAAACTGCCTGAAGCTCGCACATGCACATGCCATCGGAACCATTGCGTTCCCGGCCATTTCCTGTGGCGCCTACGGTTATCCGATCGAAGACGCGGCGCATAGTGCGCTCACCGCCCTCAAGCACGGGCTGGAAGCAGGACTGGTCAGGGAAGCAACAATGGTCCTACATGACGACACAGCCTATGAAACATGGGTCGCTGTCGCCAGAAAGGTGCTGTAA
- a CDS encoding hybrid sensor histidine kinase/response regulator yields MAHREKILIVDDQAENIDIMVEALQSTYSLIAATNGSSALEHARGEVPPDLILLDVMMPGMDGYEVCRRLKSDRITRDIPVIFVTALDDPDKETKGFEIGAVDYITKPISPPVVIARVRAHLQLTHARQVLKHQNEVLEQRVKERTAQVVQAQVERVEGLNNFANAMAHQIRNPVMALGGMAGLLLKKVPTDSPLSEYAQAVRENSLRLEYLVSVISDYVSLTAGERVVVSVRKIVKDAMNMTHQMATAQGKELDCTVVVADGYVLVDARLAVLALAEIMQNAVDFCEHATVVLKIVGGTNVFPHDVTATERFYAVDRLYGVRISDNGPGIPEENLVYATDPFFTTKASGVGLGLTRAKRILHDELGGDLSIESPPGKGVSVTASFLLATEPD; encoded by the coding sequence ATGGCTCACCGCGAAAAAATACTCATTGTTGATGATCAGGCCGAGAATATCGATATCATGGTCGAGGCCTTGCAATCGACATATTCATTGATAGCAGCGACAAACGGGAGTTCCGCCTTGGAACATGCCCGAGGAGAAGTCCCGCCTGACCTTATCCTGCTGGACGTGATGATGCCCGGCATGGATGGGTATGAAGTCTGTCGCAGATTGAAAAGTGATAGAATCACCCGTGATATTCCGGTTATTTTTGTCACTGCGCTGGATGACCCGGATAAAGAGACCAAGGGATTTGAAATCGGGGCGGTCGATTATATTACCAAGCCCATAAGTCCGCCAGTGGTCATTGCCCGGGTCAGGGCGCACCTGCAACTCACCCACGCTCGGCAGGTGCTGAAGCATCAGAATGAAGTTCTTGAGCAGCGTGTCAAGGAAAGGACTGCTCAGGTGGTTCAGGCACAGGTGGAACGGGTGGAAGGGTTGAATAATTTTGCCAATGCCATGGCCCATCAGATACGTAATCCGGTTATGGCGCTTGGTGGTATGGCCGGGCTGTTACTCAAAAAAGTGCCAACGGACAGCCCTTTGTCCGAATATGCCCAAGCCGTTCGAGAGAACAGTCTGCGACTGGAATATTTGGTAAGTGTCATCAGCGATTATGTCTCCTTGACGGCTGGTGAACGTGTGGTCGTGTCGGTGCGAAAAATTGTGAAAGATGCCATGAATATGACCCATCAAATGGCAACAGCCCAGGGGAAGGAACTGGACTGTACTGTTGTGGTGGCGGATGGTTATGTGCTGGTGGATGCGAGATTGGCTGTATTGGCTTTGGCGGAAATAATGCAGAATGCAGTTGATTTTTGTGAGCATGCTACGGTTGTTCTGAAGATAGTCGGCGGAACGAATGTCTTTCCGCATGACGTGACCGCCACGGAGCGGTTTTACGCAGTGGATAGACTGTATGGAGTCCGTATTTCAGATAATGGTCCCGGCATTCCAGAAGAAAATCTGGTGTATGCAACCGACCCGTTTTTTACCACTAAAGCCTCTGGTGTCGGGCTTGGATTGACGCGGGCAAAACGCATCCTGCACGACGAACTGGGCGGCGACCTCTCCATAGA